In a genomic window of Gossypium arboreum isolate Shixiya-1 chromosome 9, ASM2569848v2, whole genome shotgun sequence:
- the LOC108454550 gene encoding histidine biosynthesis bifunctional protein hisIE, chloroplastic isoform X1, with product MAISSLPCIQPVRVPFKACSFFPAGVCGGFNNKKRINAVVFSSLRKISNDIKFESKVDTLLDSIKWDDKGLAVAIAQNVDTGAILMQGFVNRDALATTITSRKATFFSRSRATLWTKGETSNNFINIYDIFVDCDRDSIIYLGKPDGPTCHTGSETCYFTSIGDLLKEQDVEKTNLALTTLYSLESTISKRELELTGKHGKPSWTKRLLLDENLLCSKIREEADELCRTLEEKEDSSCTASEMADVMYHAMVLLRLKDVKIENVLEVLRRRFSQSGIEEKQSRASTES from the exons ATGGCGATTTCATCTCTCCCTTGTATTCAACCTGTAAGAGTTCCTTTCAAAGCTTGTAGCTTCTTTCCTGCTGGTGTTTGTGGTGGATTCAACAATAAGAAAAGGATAAATGCTGTTGTTTTTTCTTCGTTGAGGAAAATTTCCAACGATATCAAATTTGAATCCAAG gTTGATACATTGTTGGACagtatcaaatgggatgacaaaGGTTTAGCAGTGGCTATAGCTCAAAATGTTGACACAGGAGCCATATTAATGCAAGGCTTTGTCAACAGGGATGCACTAGCTACAACTATCACTTCTAGGAAGGCAACGTTCTTCAGTCGATCACGGGCAACATTGTGGACAAAAGGAGAAACTTCCAACAATTTTATCAACATTTATGACATATTTGTTGATTGCGATCGCGATTCT ATAATTTACCTTGGGAAGCCTGATGGCCCTACCTGCCACACAGGGTCAGAGACATGCTATTTCACATCAATAGGTGATTTGTTGAAGGAGCAAGAT GTTGAAAAAACTAACTTGGCATTGACAACTTTATACTCATTAGAGTCTACAATTTCCAAAAGAGAATTAGAGTTAACAGGGAAACATGGAAAGCCCTCGTGGACTAAACGGCTCTTGCTTGATGAAAACTTGTTGTGCTCAAAAATCCG GGAAGAAGCAGATGAATTGTGCCGAACGCTGGAGGAGAAAGAGGACAGTTCATGTACTGCCTCAGAAATGGCAGATGTGATGTACCATGCTATGGTTTTGCTAAGGCTCAAAGATGTAAAGATAGAAAATGTTCTAGAAGTTCTTCGGCGAAGATTCTCTCAATCGGGTATAGAGGAGAAGCAAAGCCGTGCATCAACCGAGAGTTAA
- the LOC108465968 gene encoding peroxisome biogenesis protein 3-2, with translation MLYLRDLWRRHRRKVLVTAGVLGSGYLLYKLYDAHKRRLIDLERQLANERENDEFIKAQMQLHFENIQRIADTTTLPHAMPYLSCRIAEDLNLSHLMERLVKGKDQPNSLSSSEKLELWDRLKILSFTRMVVSIWAVTILSLYIRVQVNILGRHLYIDTARGLGSSYLLEEADLIDRDDQQKFLASADFLANHGLPKLISSMQTAATEVLKAKQLRDFFNTAILHETIMQILDVFLSMGSPHHWVDCLMPEDPRLYKLAKTSSDETNPPEFTKFDQLMVETREVLSSAEFSNVVELSLKAVAKALVEEKGFQSGGGNLTNGMPLARLLPRIAQICPTLVEEPSKNQFIQIIQSVPEVGLFFTLLYSNMSAS, from the exons ATGCTCTATTTAAG GGATCTTTGGAGAAGGCATAGGAGGAAGGTTTTGGTTACAGCAGGTGTTTTAGGAAGTGGGTATTTGTTGTATAAACTATATGATGCTCACAAACGTAGGCTTATTGATTTGGAAAGGCAACTGGCAAACGAACGGGAAAACGATGAATTCATTAAAGCTCA AATGCAACTCCATTTTGAGAACATTCAAAGAATTGCTGATACAACAACATTACCTCATGCAATGCCCTATTTAAGTTGCCGGATAGCTGAAGATTTGAACCTTTCACATCTTATGGAGAGACTAGTGAAAGGGAAGGATCAGCCCAACAGTTTGTCTTCTTCAGAGAAACTTGAATTATGGGACAGGCTCAAAATTTTGA GTTTTACAAGAATGGTGGTGTCAATATGGGCAGTAACCATTCTTAGCTTATATATTAGAGTTCAAGTCAACATTCTAGGAAGACATTTATATATTGATACTGCACGTGGTCTTGGAAGCTCTTATTTACTT GAGGAAGCTGATCTCATTGACAGGGATGACCAGCAAAAATTCTTGGCAAGTGCTGACTTTCTTGCCAATCATGGCTTGCCAAAATTGATCTCCAGTATGCAGACAGCTGCAACAGAAGTTTTGAAGGC AAAGCAGTTGAGAGACTTCTTCAATACTGCAATACTTCATGAAACTATCATGCAGATACTTGACGTGTTCCTTAGCATGGGAAGTCCTCATCACTGGGTGGACTGCTTGATGCCTGAGGACCCAAGGTTGTACAAGCTTGCCAAAACATCCAGCGATGAAACAAATCCTCCTGAATTTACAAAATTTGATCAACTTATGGTTGAGACACGAGAAGTACTTTCAAG TGCTGAATTCAGTAATGTTGTTGAATTATCATTAAAAGCAGTGGCGAAAGCACTGGTGGAGGAGAAGGGTTTTCAATCTGGAGGAGGCAATCTAACAAATGGGATGCCTCTAGCTAGACTTTTGCCTCGAATTGCACAGATATGTCCGACTTTGGTTGAGGAACCAAGCAAAAACCAGTTTATCCAAATCATACAAAGTGTTCCAGAAGTTGGGCTCTTCTTCACTCTCCTCTATTCCAATATGTCAGCCTCATAG
- the LOC108454550 gene encoding histidine biosynthesis bifunctional protein hisIE, chloroplastic isoform X2, whose protein sequence is MNPGFFATTHVYLMPILLLVDTLLDSIKWDDKGLAVAIAQNVDTGAILMQGFVNRDALATTITSRKATFFSRSRATLWTKGETSNNFINIYDIFVDCDRDSIIYLGKPDGPTCHTGSETCYFTSIGDLLKEQDVEKTNLALTTLYSLESTISKRELELTGKHGKPSWTKRLLLDENLLCSKIREEADELCRTLEEKEDSSCTASEMADVMYHAMVLLRLKDVKIENVLEVLRRRFSQSGIEEKQSRASTES, encoded by the exons ATGAATCCAGGCTTCTTTGCCACAACTCATGTATATTTGATGCCGATATTATTACTG gTTGATACATTGTTGGACagtatcaaatgggatgacaaaGGTTTAGCAGTGGCTATAGCTCAAAATGTTGACACAGGAGCCATATTAATGCAAGGCTTTGTCAACAGGGATGCACTAGCTACAACTATCACTTCTAGGAAGGCAACGTTCTTCAGTCGATCACGGGCAACATTGTGGACAAAAGGAGAAACTTCCAACAATTTTATCAACATTTATGACATATTTGTTGATTGCGATCGCGATTCT ATAATTTACCTTGGGAAGCCTGATGGCCCTACCTGCCACACAGGGTCAGAGACATGCTATTTCACATCAATAGGTGATTTGTTGAAGGAGCAAGAT GTTGAAAAAACTAACTTGGCATTGACAACTTTATACTCATTAGAGTCTACAATTTCCAAAAGAGAATTAGAGTTAACAGGGAAACATGGAAAGCCCTCGTGGACTAAACGGCTCTTGCTTGATGAAAACTTGTTGTGCTCAAAAATCCG GGAAGAAGCAGATGAATTGTGCCGAACGCTGGAGGAGAAAGAGGACAGTTCATGTACTGCCTCAGAAATGGCAGATGTGATGTACCATGCTATGGTTTTGCTAAGGCTCAAAGATGTAAAGATAGAAAATGTTCTAGAAGTTCTTCGGCGAAGATTCTCTCAATCGGGTATAGAGGAGAAGCAAAGCCGTGCATCAACCGAGAGTTAA